The nucleotide sequence CCTACGAGGCTGGAGAGCCGATGCGCTTCCAGGCCGATGAAATCGCGCGCGGGTTCGACGGCACACGCCAGCTACTGGCGAAGCTCGGCATGATCGATCGATCCTCGCGGAGTGATGATCCGGAAGTCTTCTACCGTTCGCGTTGGGTGCGGGTGAATGACGGCGGGATCTTCATCACCGACCGGGAGCTTGGCGAAAGCGTCGATGCCGGCACGATCCTCGGCACGGTCACCGATCCGGTCTCGAACGACCGCTCCCAGGTGATTGCGCCGGTGCCTGGACGGATCATCGGAATGGCCCTTTCCCAGGTCGTGATCCCGGGCTTCGCCGCGTTTCATATCGGGCTGCCCGGTGATGCGCCTTCGCAGGGGCCCGGCACGCCATCACAGCCTGCACTGCGCCCCGATCAACTCGATTCGCTCGAGCATCCGGAATAACCGTGAGTCGCTCGGTCCTCGTCACGGGTTTCCTGTTCCTTGCGGCCGGCCTTGCCTTGTTCGCGGCCAAGGTATGGCTCTACGACATCCCGCTCGTGCCCGCGGACACGCCGGGTCCCTGGCAGGTCGAGCTGCGTATTCACGTGCGTGGAGATGGAAAGAAGGGAAGCGTTCGTGCGCTCCTCCCGGCCGGTTCCCAGGAACAGCTGGTCTTCGACGAACGTTCCTCATCGGATCGGCTGAGCTTCAGCATCCGCGAACAAGGAGGCAATCGGGTCGGGGTGTGGACGGGCTGGCTCGAGGACATCCACGAGGTCGTCTACCAGTTCCGGATTCAATCCGGGGAACTCGTGGTGGACATCCCGGAGCAGGCGGATCCGTCCCAGCCGACGCGAGCGCTTCGCAAGCGCTACATCCAGCCGACATCAGAGCTTCCGGCGACCTCGGCCGACGTGAAGCAGGTGCTCGAGGAACTCGACCTCCCCGCGCCGGACGATCTGCTGGCCCGCGTTCGAACGGTCTTCGCCTTCGTCGTGCACGAGATCGATGCGGTGAGCGGCGCGGGCAGTGACGCGCTCCTGACCCTGGCGCGACGAGAGGGCAGTGCCGAAGGCAAGGAGCGGCTGCTGATCACGTTGCTCCGCGGCGCGGGCATTCCGGCGCGGGTCGTTCGTGGGCTGGAGTTGCGCGATGGCGCCGCCCCCGAGCCCCGCATCTGGGCCGAAGCGAATCTGCGCGGAGCCTGGGTGCCGCTTTCCGCGGTGCAGGATTTCTTCGCACGTCGCCCGAGCGGTTTCGT is from bacterium and encodes:
- a CDS encoding UUP1 family membrane protein; the protein is MSRSVLVTGFLFLAAGLALFAAKVWLYDIPLVPADTPGPWQVELRIHVRGDGKKGSVRALLPAGSQEQLVFDERSSSDRLSFSIREQGGNRVGVWTGWLEDIHEVVYQFRIQSGELVVDIPEQADPSQPTRALRKRYIQPTSELPATSADVKQVLEELDLPAPDDLLARVRTVFAFVVHEIDAVSGAGSDALLTLARREGSAEGKERLLITLLRGAGIPARVVRGLELRDGAAPEPRIWAEANLRGAWVPLSAVQDFFARRPSGFVELGRGEQPLVEATGVRAVGHRYLALREPLRPDEIASLLAPDNPILARLSLYRLPVDSQAALRVLLLLPLGALTVALFRNVIGIPTYGTFMPVLIALSLREFSLALGLVLVGAVTALAVVARSGLERLRLLMVPRLSILLCIVVLFVTSLALAAESSMLPDFFAGVVFPIVILTMLVERIYITAAEEGLQEALARGLWSVSVAAVVHPLLRSSNASYLMFSFPELVVAIMGLLVWIGGYTGYRLADLVRFRGLIRPPVGGDAD